From the Fulvia fulva chromosome 2, complete sequence genome, one window contains:
- a CDS encoding Post-transcriptional regulator MKT1, whose amino-acid sequence MADNSTFKDWALSQGFVQKADLDDFRGTTIGIDAEDYLYTLLAEQPTREPLLPAIGGAPFALQQHVDRDLDEMASAGIKAIFVFNGLELGCKDRKSISRECQKASRVLDEAWKIYDEGHGDPAVALFGKTCAYRTAHITRYLHFYLHKKGQQVMVAPYNAAAQMVVLEQNQHVNALHGSASTLVFGVERVITKLDWTDRKVLFVDREQILGKLGLSQPQLVDLLLLSGASIIAEMPELDAENAIPKIQSAKNILSRFGFDGHAACANAKDEDYLDTFRRGKVAVRNMVVAQPNGEIIQLDHENAPSNDHDCIGQRLPEELLAYHQFGLIGSRILNWRTRQEIFETPPLDGGDSAIYKELLREKLQPRRAKALAILTSSLHRYYQKHDVDLICWFNEAEKRPLGIPDSNISTRDIDNWHVKEAQILASPHAKQIDATATPLQYAIALISDDTFAKSTVTPRPSGDDKKLTTPLELLCNTMWRFLQERGYINSNHTLAARGRMLQAAFEHASTSGRLGQGNPANEMEEAIFIAFELLTMELLNPKLLFPRPPYTGEPHRGSEKDKANVRLISRVACLGSFQHQAIGYTGPLSRHLLAYHQVASAVRGSLRDLAEVHGAHMFLSGSAVRKRHRDDFTDLGSRLPFSKEPDVGLAIVLKSYLDEMSNDPSRRQDIKKWFGFALDIDGDLQKAFDLWAAVNAGIQAADTAVVSPETRDLFANADQWLKDKIKNSGHVNGTA is encoded by the exons ATGGCCGACAATTCCACGTTCAAGGACTGGGCCCTCTCTCAGGGCTTCGTCCAGAAAGCGGATCTCGACGATTTCAGAGGCACTACCATCGGCATAGACGCCGAGGACTATCTATACACATTACTGGCCGAGCAGCCGACACGAGAGCCTTTACTACCTGCAATCGGAGGCGCACCCTTCGCTCTACAGCAACATGTTGACCGGGATTTGGATGAGATGGCGAGCG CCGGCATCAAGGCAATCTTCGTCTTCAACGGTCTAGAGCTTGGCTGCAAAGATCGCAAAAGCATCAGCCGAGAGTGCCAGAAAGCGTCTCGCGTTCTCGACGAAGCCTGGAAGATATACGATGAAGGTCATGGAGATCCTGCGGTCGCGTTGTTTGGTAAGACATGCGCATATCGTACCGCTCACATCACCCGCTACCTGCACTTTTACTTGCACAAGAAAGGTCAGCAAGTCATGGTGGCTCCGTACAATGCCGCTGCGCAGATGGTCGTTCTGGAACAAAATCAGCATGTGAATGCTCTTCACGGGTCTGCCTCTACACTAGTGTTTGGGGTCGAAAGAGTCATCACGAAACTGGATTGGACCGACAGGAAAGTCCTATTCGTGGACCGGGAGCAAATCCTGGGCAAGCTTGGGCTGAGCCAGCCACAATTAGTGGACCTTCTACTGCTATCTGGAGCGAGCATCATAGCTGAAATGCCAGAACTTGATGCCGAAAACGCGATTCCCAAGATACAAAGCGCAAAGAACATCCTGTCCCGCTTCGGGTTTGATGGCCATGCGGCCTGTGCAAACGCGAAAGATGAGGACTATCTGGATACGTTTCGACGAGGCAAAGTCGCAGTCAGAAACATGGTCGTTGCCCAGCCAAATGGCGAGATCATACAGCTGGATCATGAGAATGCTCCCAGCAACGACCATGACTGTATTGGACAGCGCCTTCCGGAAGAATTGCTGGCCTACCATCAATTTGGCTTGATCGGCAGTCGCATTTTGAACTGGCGAACCCGGCAGGAGATTTTTGAGACTCCTCCGCTGGACGGCGGCGACTCTGCTATCTACAAGGAGCTTTTACGAGAGAAGCTGCAACCGCGGCGGGCAAAAGCACTGGCGATTTTGACCAGCTCGTTGCACAGATACTACCAAAAGCACGACGTCGATCTAATATGCTGGTTCAACGAGGCCGAGAAACGACCCTTG GGCATACCCGACAGCAACATCAGTACCAGGGACATTGACAACTGGCATGTCAAGGAAGCACAGATTCTGGCATCGCCACACGCGAAGCAAATCGATGCCACGGCAACACCTCTCCAATATGCTATTGCGCTCATCTCCGACGACACTTTCGCAAAGAGTACGGTGACGCCTCGGCCGAGTGGAGACGACAAGAAGCTGACCACGCCACTCGAGCTTCTCTGCAACACCATGTGGAGATTCTTACAAGAGCGTGGTTACATCAACTCAAATCACACCCTAGCTGCTAGGGGTAGGATGTTGCAAGCAGCCTTCGAACACGCCAGCACAAGCGGCCGTCTCGGGCAAGGCAATCCTGCCAATGAAATGGAGGAAGCCATCTTTATTGCTTTCGAGCTACTGACGATGGAACTACTGAACCCCAAATTACTCTTTCCCCGACCTCCATACACTGGAGAGCCTCATCGAGGATcagagaaggacaaagcCAACGTCAGACTCATCTCACGCGTCGCATGTCTGGGGAGCTTCCAACACCAGGCCATCGGCTATACTGGGCCGCTCTCCAGGCATCTACTGGCATACCATCAAGTGGCTTCGGCAGTACGCGGGAGCTTGCGTGACCTCGCAGAGGTGCACGGCGCACACATGTTCCTCAGTGGCAGCGCTGTGCGGAAGCGCCACCGGGACGATTTCACTGATCTCGGATCACGCCTTCCTTTCAGCAAAGAGCCTGATGTTGGACTGGCGATCGTTCTGAAGAGCTATCTCGACGAAATGTCAAACGATCCGAGTCGAAGACAGGACATCAAGAAGTGGTTCGGCTTTGCTCTCGATATCGACGGCGATTTACAAAAGGCATTCGATCTTTGGGCTGCT GTGAACGCTGGCATTCAAGCAGCAGATACGGCGGTGGTGAGCCCGGAGACGCGCGATCTTTTCGCGAACGCGGATCAGTGGTTGAAGGACAAGATCAAGAATAGCGGGCATGTCAACGGCACAGCTTAA
- a CDS encoding Desumoylating isopeptidase 1, with product MEVVQLYVYDLTRGMARMLSQQYLGIQIDAVYHTSLVFNNVEYFYGAGVQTCYPGRTHHGQPMEIIPMGTTEVPIETILEFLESLKEIYTPESYDLFAHNCNNFTNDFATFLVGKGIPDHITSLPKKVLDTPFGQMLRPQLDASMRSVTQAEVPQQSRPAAQTARAVSKAPVTNGSVLHTNGGKHATTNLNGKVVNLTSPEALRERMAAASDTCTTIFFTSATCAPCRMAYPMFDSLAEEHPQALFVKVDISAAHEIASKYSIRATPTFMTFCKGAKQDEWTGADPNLLKSNVERLIQQTFPPHRHLTLNAPTLQYGSMKPVTYAKVPPLDKLTSKLGPAASEKEIVALRTFVEKRTEDPRNAPLPDLQTISKTFRSLVFKLPLELRFAAVDLLRCAMIDARVSGFLAEEHQHPKTASALITHVNNLEGCPHNLRLVTIHLACNTFSSSLHAQELFNSDDDSIALLIQLITSSLLDATHPTTSVAAASLAFNLATANYRVRREEGQDALAESEQVELAASILETLTDENNVDAQKALLLAFAYLVYCAPEDGELFDLCRALDAKTKVLECKAHGSIAKEVASLL from the coding sequence ATGGAGGTGGTGCAACTCTACGTCTATGACCTGACTCGAGGCATGGCAAGAATGCTCTCGCAGCAGTATCTGGGCATACAAATCGATGCTGTCTACCACACATCCCTGGTCTTCAACAACGTGGAGTACTTCTATGGCGCCGGCGTGCAGACTTGCTACCCAGGCAGGACACACCACGGACAACCCATGGAGATTATACCAATGGGCACCACAGAAGTACCGATCGAGACCATACTGGAATTCTTAGAGAGCTTGAAGGAGATATACACGCCAGAAAGCTATGATCTGTTCGCTCACAATTGTAACAATTTTACGAATGACTTCGCCACTTTTTTGGTTGGGAAGGGCATACCGGACCATATCACAAGCTTGCCGAAGAAGGTGCTCGATACACCCTTTGGTCAGATGCTGAGACCACAGCTCGATGCAAGCATGCGATCGGTTACTCAGGCCGAAGTGCCTCAACAGAGTAGGCCGGCTGCGCAGACTGCCAGGGCTGTTTCAAAAGCGCCTGTCACAAATGGCTCTGTCTTGCACACCAACGGCGGCAAGCACGCCACGACCAATTTAAATGGGAAAGTGGTCAACCTCACAAGCCCGGAGGCGTTGCGAGAAAGGATGGCGGCGGCCTCCGATACTTGCACAACCATCTTCTTCACATCGGCGACATGTGCGCCTTGTCGAATGGCCTATCCAATGTTCGACAGCCTAGCTGAGGAACACCCCCAAGCACTGTTCGTCAAGGTGGACATAAGCGCGGCGCATGAGATCGCTTCAAAGTACTCGATACGAGCCACGCCAACCTTCATGACATTCTGCAAAGGAGCCAAGCAAGATGAATGGACTGGTGCCGACCCCAACCTGTTGAAATCAAACGTGGAACGTCTCATACAGCAGACCTTCCCACCACATCGCCATCTCACACTCAACGCGCCTACGCTACAGTACGGCTCCATGAAACCAGTCACTTACGCCAAAGTCCCTCCTCTCGACAAGCTGACAAGCAAGCTCGGTCCCGCTGCATCGGAGAAGGAAATCGTCGCCCTCCGCACATTCGTAGAGAAGCGCACAGAAGACCCAAGGAACGCTCCTCTCCCAGACCTCCAAACCATATCGAAAACATTCCGATCCCTAGTCTTCAAGCTCCCCCTCGAACTGCGCTTCGCCGCCGTAGACCTCCTTCGCTGCGCCATGATCGACGCCCGAGTGAGCGGCTTCCTCGCCGAGGAACACCAGCACCCAAAGACAGCATCAGCCCTCATCACCCACGTCAACAATCTCGAAGGGTGTCCCCACAACCTGCGTCTAGTTACAATCCACCTCGCCTGCAATACCTTCTCCTCCTCACTCCACGCGCAGGAACTCTTCAACTCCGACGACGACTCAATAGCACTCCTCATCCAGCTCATCACATCATCACTCCTCGACGCAACGCATCCTACGACAAGTGTAGCAGCTGCGTCGTTGGCGTTCAATCTGGCGACTGCAAACTACCGGGTGCGGAGGGAGGAAGGACAGGATGCTTTGGCCGAGAGTGAGCAAGTTGAGCTTGCAGCTTCAATTCTGGAAACTCTCACGGACGAGAATAATGTTGATGCTCAGAAAGCGCTTTTGCTGGCTTTTGCATATCTTGTCTACTGTGCTCCGGAAGATGGCGAGCTTTTCGACTTGTGCAGAGCGCTGGATGCAAAGACGAAGGTCTTGGAGTGCAAGGCGCATGGATCTATCGCGAAGGAGGTTGCATCACTGCTGTAG